GTTCGAAAAGCAGGACCGCCTCTGGAAGCAGCAGATCGGTACCGAAATTCAGTACCTGCAAGCCAAAAACAACTACGAAGCTCTGCAGCGCAGCCTCGCTACGCAGCAGCGCCAACGCGCTATGTACAACGTGGTGGCCCCGTTTAGCGGCGTGGTTGACGATGTGCCCGCCAAAGTGGGCGAAATGGGCAACCCCGGTATGCCGGTGGTGCGCCTGGTAAGCGGTGCCGGCAACAAAATTGTGGCCGACGTATCGGAAAACTACGCGGCTAACATCAAGGCCGGCGACAAGGCCTTGGTGAGCATCCCCGACCTAGGCGCCACGGATATTCCCTCCACTGTTCGTACGGTGAGCCGCACCATCAACCCGGCCAGCCGCACTTTTGCCGTAGAGCTGCGCCTCAACGGCTCGCAAGCCCAGCAGCTGCGCCCCAACATGGTGGCCACGGTGCGCATCCAGAACTACAACAAAGCCCAGGCTACGGTACTGCCGGTTGACCTGGTACAGCGCGACGAAGAAAATAGCTACGTTTTTGTGGTTGAAGACCAAGGCGGTAAGAAAATTGCCGCCAAGCGCGTGGTGCAGACCGGCGCCACCTACAACGGCAAAATGGAAATCACCGGCGGCCTGAAGCCCAACGACCAAGTGATTTCGGCTGGTTACCAGAACCTCAACGAGGGCCAAACGGTGGCGTTGGCAGAAGCTAGGAGCTAGAAGCTAGGAGCAAGGAGCTAGAATGCTGCAGGAAATGGAACGAGGCGCCAAAAGCTTTCAGGAACTGGTGGTGTGGCAAAAAGCCCACCAGCTAGTGCTGGCTGTGTACCGCGTGTCCGAATCTTTTCCGAAGCACGAGCTCTTTGCCCTAACGGCTCAGCTCCGCCGGGCCGCCGTATCGGTGCCGGCCAACATTGCCGAGGGCTTCCGCAAGCGGGGCCTGAAAGACAAGATCCGGTTCTTCAATACTGCCGAAGGCTCCCTGGAGGAGGTGCAGTATTACTTTATTCTGGCGCAAGACCTAGGGTACGCCAGTACCCGGGCACTGACCGAGCAAGCGAACGAAGTAGGGCGGTTGCTGCACGCGTACGGCAAAACCATGCGTGCCAGCGCGGCAGCCGCTTCTAACTCCTAGCTTCTAACTCCTAGCTCCTCATCGCAATGCAGGACATCGAAAAAGAGTTTGGGCCCACCAGTTGGTCCATCAATAACAAGACGAGTATCTACATCATCACGCTCTTGCTGTGCGTGGCCGGTGTGTTTGCCTACATCAAGCTGGGCAAGGAGAAGTTTCCGGACATCGTGATTCCGCGCATCATCGTGGCCACGATTTACCCCGGTACTTCGCCAACCGACATCGAGAACCTGGTGACGCGCCAGCTCGAGAAGGAAATCAAGTCCGTGAACGGGGTTAAGAAGATCAACTCGACCTCAAACCAGGACTACTGCATCGTGGACGTGGAGTTTAACTCCGGTGTGGACGTGCAGTACGCCAAGCAGCTCATCAAGGACGCCGTGGACAAGGCTTCTACCGAGCTGCCCAACGACCTGCCCTCGCCGCCTACCGTGCAGGAAGTAAACCTGTCGGAGCTGCCGATCATGCAGATCAACTTGGCCGGCAACCTGCCCGCCTCGCAGCTCAAGAAGCTGGCCGACGACTTCCAGGACAAGATTGAGGCCCTGCCCGAAATCACCCGCGTCGACATCATCGGTGCGCTGGAGCAGCAGGTAAACGTAGACGTGGACATGTACAAGCTGCGTGCTGCCCGCCTGAGCTTCACCGACATCCAGGCGGCCATTGCCCGCGAGAACATCACCATTTCGGGTGGCTCTATTGACGTAGGCAACCAGAAACGCGCCGTGCGCGTGGCTGGCCAGTACGCCAACGCCGCCGACATTGCCAACATTCAGGTGAAAAACCTGAGCGGCGCAGCCGTGCGCCTCGGCGACATTGCCAACGTGGAGGATGCCTTTAAAGACCGCGAATCCTACGCGCGCCTCGATGGCAAGCCCTCGATTACGCTGAACGTAATTAAGCGCCAAGGCGAAAACCTCATCGATGCCTCCGACAAGATCAAGCAACTGGTAGAAGACTCGAAGAAAGATTTGTCGAGCGACCTGCGCGTAACCATTACGGGTGACACCTCCAACGACACCCGCGTAACGCTGCACGACCTGATCAACACCATCATCATCGGCTTCATCCTCGTTACGGTGATTCTGATGTTCTTCATGGGTACCACCAACGCCTTGTTCGTGGGTTTGTCGGTGCCGCTGTCCATGTTCCTGGCTTTCGTGGTGCTGCCCATGTTCGGCTTCGCCCTGAACATGATTGTGCTCTTCGCTTTCCTGCTGGCCCTAGGTATTGTGGTGGACGACGCCATCGTGGTAATCGAAAACACCCACCGCATCCTGCACGAGCACCCGAACCTGAGCACCGCACAGGCCGCCAAGTTTGCGGCCGGCGAAGTGTTCGTGCCCGTACTGGCTGGTACCCTCACCACCGTGGCTCCGTTTGTGCCGCTGATGTTCTGGCCGGGCATTGTGGGTAGTTTCATGTTCTACCTGCCCGTTACGCTCATTCTGACGCTGATGTCGTCGCTGATCGTGGCCTTCATCATGAACCCGGTGTTTGCCGTGTCGTTCATGGAGCGCGAAGACCACCACCACGAGGACAGCAAGCCCAAAGTGACGCGTAGCCTACTGATCTGGACGGCGGTGCTGGTAGGCTTTGGCATCCTGTTTAACCTGGTGGGTATCGGAGGCCACTCCGAAGCCGGAGCCGAAGGCGCTGCTGCCGTAGCGGCCGGCGCCGAGTCGCCTAGCTTTTTCAAGGAGCACGGCCACTTCATCGGCAACCTGTCGCTGTTCGTTGCTGCCTTTATCTGGCTGAACATGTTCGTGTTCAACAAGGGCATTGCCTGGTTCCAGACCAAGGCCCTGCCGCGCTTCCAGAACGGCTACGCTAACCTGGTGCGTTGGGCTATCAGCCATCCGGCCCTGGTAATGATTGGTGTGGTGGTGCTGTTCATCGGCTCGTTTGTAGCTGTAGGTATCCGCAGCCCCAAGGTTGACTTCTTCCCCAAGGGCGACCCGAAATTCGTGTACACCTACCTCCGCATGCCCGTGGGTACCCGCGTGGAGGTAACCGACTCGGTGGCCCGCATCCTGGAAAAGCGCATCTATGGCGTTATCGGCCAGAGCAACCCCGACGTGGAATCGGTGATTACCAACGTTGCCATCGGCGCCAACGACCCGGGCGAGGCTTCGGCTACGGGCGTGTCGCAGTCGCATCTGGCCAAGGTAGCCGTGGCGTTCAAGGAACTGAGCGAGCGGACGGGCCCCAGCACCCGCACCTACATGGATAAAATCCGGGAGGTGGTGAAGGGTATTCCCGGCACCGAAATTTCGGTTGACCAGGAATCGAGCGGCCCGCCCACGGGTAAAGAAATTGCCATTGAGGTGGCCGGCGACGATTACCCCACGCTGGCTGCACTCTCGAAGGATGTGATTCGGTACGTGAATTCGAAGAACATCGGCGGCATCGAGCAGCTCCGCTCGAACCTGGAGGACCGCAACCCGGAAATTGCCGTGAACATCGACCGTGTGCGCGCCAACCGCGAAGGCATCAGCACGGCGCAGATCGGCATGGAGGTGCGTACCTCCATCTACGGCTCGGAAGCCAGCAAATTCAAGACGCCCGACGATGAGTACCCCATTCAGGTGCGCTACGCCAAGCCCTACCGCGAAGACGTAAACGCCATCCTCAATGCCCCGCTCACCTTCCGCGACTTCACCGGCCAGATGCGCCAAGTGCCCATCTCATCGGTAGCCGACGTGAAATATGGCACCACCTACGGCGGCATTAAGCGCAAAGACGTGAAGCGCGTTATCACCATCTCCTCGAACGTGCTGAGCGGCTTCACCGGCCCCGACGTGGTTCGCAACATCGAGACGGCGCTGAAAGCATACCCCACGCCTCCCGGCTACACCATCAAGATGGGCGGCGCGCAGGAAGATCAAAAGGAGACTTCCGACTTCCTGCCCATTGCCGGCCTGGGCGCCCTGGCCCTGATCTTCCTGATTCTGGTGGTGCAGTTCAACTCGTTCAGCAAGCCGGTTATCATCTTGTCCGAAGTGCTGTTCTCTATTGCCGGCGTATTTTGGGGCCTGGCCATCACGGGCATGAACATCAGCATCGTGATGACGGGTGTGGGCATCATCGCCTTGGCCGGTATTGTGGTGAAAAACGGCATTCTGCTGGTCGAGTTCACCGACATTCTGCGCGCTCAGGGCATGCCGCTGCGCGAAGCCATTGTGCTGGCCGGCCGCACCCGCCTGAACCCGGTAATCCTGACGGCTACGGCCGCTACCCTAGGTCTGATTCCGCTGGCCATCGGCCTGAACGTCGACTTCTACGAGATGTTTGCTGCCTTCGATCCGATGTTCTACATCGGCGGCGAGTCGGTAACGTTCTGGGGCCCGCTGGCCTGGACGATCATCTTCGGTCTGGTTTTCGCTACGGTTATCACGCTGGTGGTGGTACCGGTAATGTACCTGCTGAGCGAAACGCTGAAAGGCAAGGTATCGGGCAAAGACCCCGATGCCAACGTGCGGCAGGAGGTCGACGAAGAAGAAGTGTCGGCCGCCACGCCACCGATTCTTGCCGAGTACTAAGCCCCGGGCTTGCAACCTTTTGCGCCTGAAATGGCTCCGGCTTATGGCACCCCTGCCTTAAGCCGGAGCCAAGACGGACAATCTTCCTTACCTCTTTCCGTTCTAATTGTCGTTTCACGCCATGTTAACCCGAACGACTACCGCCGCCCCCGCCAGCATCGAACAACAGGTGCTGCGCATCATCAGCAAGCGTAAAGCCATCAAGCCCAACCGCCTGCGTGTATCAAGCAACCTCAGCCGCGAACTTGGGTTCGATACGGTTGATGTGGTTGATATCATTCTGGAACTCGAACGCCGCTTCCACATCACCATTCCCGACGAGGTGCCGCTGAATACCGTACGCGACTTTGTGCGCTACGTGGCTGCGCACCTGGGGGGCTCCAAGGCGCAGTAGTCGTTTCCGGCACCTAGGGCCAATAGCAAAAGGCCCGCATACCTGAGCCAGGTATGCGGGCCTTTTGCTATTGCAGGCGGGTTGGGCGCAGGGCTACCGCACGTTGCCGCCGGTGTCGCCGCCGCGCAGGCCGCTGCTTTTGGGGTCGCGGCTGCCGGCCGTGCTGGCTCCCTCCACGTTGGGGTTGGGCTTCACGTCGAGGTCGGGGTGGTGGGTATCG
The sequence above is drawn from the Hymenobacter sp. YIM 151858-1 genome and encodes:
- a CDS encoding efflux RND transporter periplasmic adaptor subunit gives rise to the protein MKRSFQQAFANRTLFLATRTMKSTTSAAVLALAFLASCGGEKDPQAELAKLKQEQAATQAKIAELEAKGGAKTAAVAATPVSVISVQPESFTSYLEVQGRADFDENANVSPRVPAVITDIRVQRGDRVSRGQVLATQDAAVLESGIAELRTRLELARTVFEKQDRLWKQQIGTEIQYLQAKNNYEALQRSLATQQRQRAMYNVVAPFSGVVDDVPAKVGEMGNPGMPVVRLVSGAGNKIVADVSENYAANIKAGDKALVSIPDLGATDIPSTVRTVSRTINPASRTFAVELRLNGSQAQQLRPNMVATVRIQNYNKAQATVLPVDLVQRDEENSYVFVVEDQGGKKIAAKRVVQTGATYNGKMEITGGLKPNDQVISAGYQNLNEGQTVALAEARS
- a CDS encoding four helix bundle protein, whose amino-acid sequence is MERGAKSFQELVVWQKAHQLVLAVYRVSESFPKHELFALTAQLRRAAVSVPANIAEGFRKRGLKDKIRFFNTAEGSLEEVQYYFILAQDLGYASTRALTEQANEVGRLLHAYGKTMRASAAAASNS
- a CDS encoding efflux RND transporter permease subunit gives rise to the protein MQDIEKEFGPTSWSINNKTSIYIITLLLCVAGVFAYIKLGKEKFPDIVIPRIIVATIYPGTSPTDIENLVTRQLEKEIKSVNGVKKINSTSNQDYCIVDVEFNSGVDVQYAKQLIKDAVDKASTELPNDLPSPPTVQEVNLSELPIMQINLAGNLPASQLKKLADDFQDKIEALPEITRVDIIGALEQQVNVDVDMYKLRAARLSFTDIQAAIARENITISGGSIDVGNQKRAVRVAGQYANAADIANIQVKNLSGAAVRLGDIANVEDAFKDRESYARLDGKPSITLNVIKRQGENLIDASDKIKQLVEDSKKDLSSDLRVTITGDTSNDTRVTLHDLINTIIIGFILVTVILMFFMGTTNALFVGLSVPLSMFLAFVVLPMFGFALNMIVLFAFLLALGIVVDDAIVVIENTHRILHEHPNLSTAQAAKFAAGEVFVPVLAGTLTTVAPFVPLMFWPGIVGSFMFYLPVTLILTLMSSLIVAFIMNPVFAVSFMEREDHHHEDSKPKVTRSLLIWTAVLVGFGILFNLVGIGGHSEAGAEGAAAVAAGAESPSFFKEHGHFIGNLSLFVAAFIWLNMFVFNKGIAWFQTKALPRFQNGYANLVRWAISHPALVMIGVVVLFIGSFVAVGIRSPKVDFFPKGDPKFVYTYLRMPVGTRVEVTDSVARILEKRIYGVIGQSNPDVESVITNVAIGANDPGEASATGVSQSHLAKVAVAFKELSERTGPSTRTYMDKIREVVKGIPGTEISVDQESSGPPTGKEIAIEVAGDDYPTLAALSKDVIRYVNSKNIGGIEQLRSNLEDRNPEIAVNIDRVRANREGISTAQIGMEVRTSIYGSEASKFKTPDDEYPIQVRYAKPYREDVNAILNAPLTFRDFTGQMRQVPISSVADVKYGTTYGGIKRKDVKRVITISSNVLSGFTGPDVVRNIETALKAYPTPPGYTIKMGGAQEDQKETSDFLPIAGLGALALIFLILVVQFNSFSKPVIILSEVLFSIAGVFWGLAITGMNISIVMTGVGIIALAGIVVKNGILLVEFTDILRAQGMPLREAIVLAGRTRLNPVILTATAATLGLIPLAIGLNVDFYEMFAAFDPMFYIGGESVTFWGPLAWTIIFGLVFATVITLVVVPVMYLLSETLKGKVSGKDPDANVRQEVDEEEVSAATPPILAEY
- a CDS encoding acyl carrier protein, with amino-acid sequence MLTRTTTAAPASIEQQVLRIISKRKAIKPNRLRVSSNLSRELGFDTVDVVDIILELERRFHITIPDEVPLNTVRDFVRYVAAHLGGSKAQ